The sequence below is a genomic window from Negativicutes bacterium.
GAAGCCAAGCCGGATACGATTGTGATCACCTCCCCGCACAGCATACTCTATTCTGATTATTTTCATATCTCGCCGGGCCAATGTGCGGCTGGCGATTTCGGCCGGTTTGCTGCCAAAGAAATTCGCATCACAGCGGAATACGACAGTGAATTGGTGACGGAACTGAGCCGGCTTTGTGCACAAAACGGACCGGCTGCCGGCACGTTGGGGGAACGGGAGCAAGCACTGGATCATGCCACCCTGGTGCCGCTCTATTTCCTGCAGCAAAGCAATAACGGCCAACTCCCCTCTAAAATAGTCCGGATTGGTCTATCCGGTCAGCCGCTGACGGAACATTACCGTCTTGGTCAGCAGATTGCCAGAGCGGCTGAGCGCCTGGGACGCAGAGTGGCTCTGATCGCCAGCGGGGATTTATCGCATAAATTGAAGCAGGATGGTCCGTATGGTTTTGCCGCGGAAGGTCCTCTTTATGATGAGCGGATCATGCGGGTGATGCGGCAGGGAGATTTTGCTGAACTATTCGAATTTGAGGAAACCTTCTGTGAAAAAGCGGCGGAATGCGGTCATCGTTCCTTTGTGATCATGGCCGGCGCTTTTGACGGATTTGCTGTCCGGGCTGAACAGCTTTCCTATGAGGGACCTTTCGGAGTCGGTTACGGTGTCTGCAGTTTCTTACCGCTCGCCAGGGACGAAAACAGGCATTTTCTGGATGCCTATCTGCAAAAAACCGAAAGGAAGCTGCAGAAAGCCAAAGCAGCCGAAGATGCTTATGTGCATCTGGCGCGACAGACATTGGAAGCCTATCTGCTGCACCATACGATCCCGCCAATTCCTTCGGATTTGCCGGCTGAGATGCTGCATACCAGAGCAGCTG
It includes:
- the amrA gene encoding AmmeMemoRadiSam system protein A, producing the protein MSIIAAIMVPHPPLIIPAIGQGEEKRIQKTVDAYQKASRLIMEAKPDTIVITSPHSILYSDYFHISPGQCAAGDFGRFAAKEIRITAEYDSELVTELSRLCAQNGPAAGTLGEREQALDHATLVPLYFLQQSNNGQLPSKIVRIGLSGQPLTEHYRLGQQIARAAERLGRRVALIASGDLSHKLKQDGPYGFAAEGPLYDERIMRVMRQGDFAELFEFEETFCEKAAECGHRSFVIMAGAFDGFAVRAEQLSYEGPFGVGYGVCSFLPLARDENRHFLDAYLQKTERKLQKAKAAEDAYVHLARQTLEAYLLHHTIPPIPSDLPAEMLHTRAAVFVSLHKNGQLRGCIGTITPTTDSVAQEIIQNAISAATRDPRFHAVDATELAELEYSVDVLSPAEKITSAQELDVKRYGVIVQSGHQLGLLLPNLDGVDSVEEQIAIAKRKAGITEKQAVSLQRFEVVRHV